The DNA region CGCCGCTCGCCAGGGCCTTCCCGATCCGGTCCGGACGGTCCCCGGGGACGAACAGCAGCGTCCGTCCGACCTCCATGAGCGCTCCTTGTTCCGTGAGGTGGAACACGTACCATCTGGCGGTACGATCGCACTTACCCTGATGAGGGCGCTCACGTACTGTCAAGGGGCGTGCAGCCGACATCCGGAACGGAACCAGGCCGAGGGGGACGACCATCGATGCCCACCGCAGGCGGCGGGATGCGCGCGGTCATCACAACTCTGCGCGTTCTGGAGACAGTTGCTGAGCTGCAACCCGTCGGGGTCACGGCGATCGCGAGAGCGACCGCGATCCCCAAGTCCTCGGTGCACCGCTGTCTGCTCACACTCCGCGAAGCGGAATGGCTCACCACGTCCAGCACCGACGGAACGCGCTGGGTGCTGACCGGCCGCGCGCTCTCCGTGGGAATGCGCGCCTCCGTCGAGCTGGGGCTGCGTGAGGCCGCGCTGCCGACGATGCGCGAGCTTCGGGACGAGACCCACGAGACCATCCACCTCGTCGGCTACGGCACCGATCACGACCTGGTGGTGATCGACCGGATGGACAGCGACGAACCGGTGCGCACATGGGTGCGCCTGGGCGCGCGGGTGCCGCTGCACGCCAGTTGCAGCGGCAGGGCCGTACTCGCCCGCCTCACGGACCCGGAGGTGGAGCGGCTGCTCGACGGCGAACTGGAGCGCTTCTCGGAGACGACCCCCGCGAATCTGGAGGCCGTGCTGGAGGACCTGGCTCGGGTGCGCGAGAGGGGATACGCGACGAACGACTGCGCCTGGCGCCCCGGCGTCGGAGCGGTCGGCGCGGCACTCGTGGACCCGCGAGGACGGCCCGTGGGTGCGCTGGCGGTATCGGTACCGGTGCAGCGGTACGACGAGCAACGGGCCCTGCGACTGGGGCCGTTGGCGGCCGACGCGGCCCGGCGCATCAGCACGGCACTCCCGCCTGCCTGAGGCGCGGGACCGGCGGGCGGACGGCGAGGCAGCGGGCGGCGGGGTCCGGCGTCGTGCCGCGAGGCCGGGGCCGGAGCCCCGCGACAGCCCGGGAGACTCAGCCCAGGAAGCTCAGCCTGACACGGCGGTGCGGATTGTCGCCGTTGGTGTCGACGAGGCACACCGACTGCCAAGTGCCCAGCTCCAGCGAGCCGCCGATGACGGGCAGCGTGGCGTGCGGCGCCACGAACGCGGGCAGCACGTGGTCCCTGCCGTGGCCGGGGCTGCCGTGCCCGTGCCGCCAGCGGTCGTCGGCCGGAAGCAGATCGCGCAGGGCGGCGAGGAGGTCGTCGTCGCTGCCCGCGCCGGTCTCCAGCACGGCGATGCCGGCGGTCGCGTGCGGTACGAAGACGTTGAGCAGTCCGTCCCGGCCCCTTGCCGCTCCGGCGAGAAAGGACTCGCATTCACGCGTGATATCGCGGACCGTCTCGCCGGAGCCCGTGGAGATGTGCAGGACGTGGGTCTGAAGTGCGTCGGTCATGGCTCCATCCTCCATGCGCGTCGTCGTCGACGCGCGGGAGGCCCGACGCGCGGGAGGCCCGATGCGCGGGATGCGGTGCGCGGCACGCTGGATGAGCAAGTCCTCCGCGCGCCGGGCACGTTCACGGGCGCCGCGACGACGGGCGGCATGTGACAAGCGCGCCCGGCCCGTGCCGGTCGTCTCAGGCCCGTACGGGGATGCTGGAGCGGCGGACGACGAGTTCGGGCTGGAGCACGATGCGCTGGTGCTCGTGCCCCTCGGCGTCCTCCCCCGACTCCTCGATCAGCAGATCCGCCGCCGCACGGCCCATGCGGAACGCGGGCTGCCGTACCGACGTCAGCGGCACCGCGGCCGCCGCCGCGAACTCGATGTCGTCGTATCCCACGAGCGCCACCTCCCCCGGCACGGCTACGCCCGCCCCGTACAGCGTCTGAAGGACCCCGAGCGCCAGCAGATCGTTCGCGCAGAAGACCGCCGTGGGGCGCGGCGACATTCCCAGCAGGCGCGCCCCCGCGTCCCGTCCGGCGGCCACGTCCAGCCGCTCCACCTCCAGCAGGCGCAGAGCGCGCTCCTCGCTCAGCCCGGCCTCGCGCAGCGCCGATACGACGCCTGTGTGCCGGTCCTGGCACTGGTTGAGCTGCATGGGGCCGCTGACGTAGACGATGCTGTCGTGGCCCTGCTGGAGGAGGTGGCGGGCGGCGAGTTCACCGCCGAGTACGTCGTTCACGGAGACCGAGCAGCCCTCGGCGGTGGGCAGGACGCGGTCGACCGAGACATGAGGGATGCCGTGCCGCTGGAACGCGGCGAGATTGCCGCCGCTGGTGTCCGCCGGGGTGACGAGGACGCCGCGCACCCGCTGTTCGGCGAAGAGCGCGAGATAGTCGGCCTCCTCCGAAGGGCTCTGCGCGCTGTTGCAGAGCATCACCCCCAGGCCCGCGGCCCGCGCGGCGCGTTCCGCACCGCAGGCGACGTCCACGAAGAACGGATTCGCCATGTCCAGCACCAGCAGCGCGATGATCCGGCTCCGTCCGGCACGTAGCTGGCGTGCGGACTCGCTTCGTACATAGCCGAGCCGGCGTATCGCGGCGCGGACCTTGTCCCGGGTTTCCGAGGAGACCGCCTGGGGCCGGTTGATGACGTTGGAGACCGTGCCGACGGACACTCCGGCCGCCCGCGCCACGTCTTTGATGCCCACCATTCCTGCCACGAGCGCTCATGCTACGCAGCGGGCGCCGGGCAGGAACCGCAGAGGAAGAGGAGGAAGGGGGAAGGAAAGGGATGAAGAGGATGAAGGGACGCGGATGGGCGCGGCGGAAGGAGCAGACGGGCCGGGGCGGACCCCTCTTGCGCGCGAATTCCCCGTTCCTTTACGGGAGTCGGCGACCGCGGCGACCTCCCATGAGCCCCGCGCCGAACTCGGGCCGCGCGGCGCGGAGCCGGGCACGGTGCGGACGCGCCGTCGGCGCTGGCGCCCGGGGCGCCGTCCCGACTCCGCGCCGGTTACGGCCCTGTTGACGCCCGTGGAGCGCGGAAGTAGCTTTCCGGCAGCCTGAAACGTTTCACAGTGCCGTCAGCGGCGGGAATGCCGAACATCCACGGGCACCGGCTGTGTGGAACGCCGTACGACCGCTCAACTGCCGCCCCACCGCGGCACGTTGAAGCCCTGCCGGAGGGAGTCGCATGTCAGGCCCGTACCCGGCGGCCGTCACGGCCGCCCTCGCCGCGCAGCGGATCGAGACGCCCTCGTGGGCGTACGGCAACTCGGGCACCCGCTTCAAGGTCTTCGCGCAGCCGGGGGTGCCGCGTACCCCCGAGGAGAAGCTCGACGACGCGGCCCGTGTCCACGAGCACACCGGGGTCGCCCCCGACGTCGCCCTGCACATCCCCTGGGACAGGTGCGACGACTACGGTGCGCTCGCCTCCTACGCACGAGAGCGCGGCCTGCGCCTCGGCACGGTCAACTCCAACGTCTTCCAGGACGACGACTACAAGCTCGGCTCGGTCACTCATCCCGACGCCGCCGTGCGCCGCAAGGCCCTGGACCATCTGCTTGAGTGCGTCGACATCATGGACGCGACGGGTTCGCGCGATCTGAAGCTGTGGTTCGCCGACGGCACCAACTACCCCGGCCAGGACGACATACGGGCCCGGCAGGAGCGGCTGGCCGAGGCGCTGGCCACGGTCCGCGACCGGCTAGGCGAGGGGCAGCGGATGCTGCTGGAGTACAAGCTCTTCGAGCCGTCCTTCTACACCACCGACGTCCCCGACTGGGGCACGGCCTACGCCCACTGCCTCAAGCTGGGCCCGAAGGCACGTGTCGTCGTCGACACCGGACACCACGCGCCGGGCACCAACATCGAGTTCATCGTCGCGCTGCTGCTGCGGGAGGGAAAGCTCGGGGGCTTCGACTTCAACTCCCGCTTCTACGCGGACGACGATCTGATGGCGGGGGCCGCCGACCCCTTCCAGCTCTTCCGCATCATGTACGAAGTGGTGCGCGGCGGAGGGCTGGAGAGCGGCGCGGGGGTCTCGTTCATGCTGGACCAGTGCCACAACATCGAGCCGAAGATCCCCGCGGTCATCCGCTCGGTGATGAACGTCCAGGAGGCCACGGCGAAGGCGCTGCTCGTGGACACCGCGGCGCTGGAGGGCGCCCAGCGCTCCGGTGATGTACTGGGCGCCAACGCCGTACTGATGGACGCATACGACACCGACGTACGGCCGCTGCTCGCCGGGGTGCGGGAGGCCTGCGGCCTGGACCCGGACCCGGTCGGGGCATACCGCCGTTCGGGATGGGCGGAGAGGATCGTCGAGGAACGCAAGGGCGGACAACAGGCGGGCTGGGGAGCGTAGTTCGGCATGACGGCAGCACAACCCGGCGGGCAGGGGCAGGACCACGACCCCGAGCGGCAGGGGCAGCACCCGCGAGAGGGGCGACGGGAGCGGCGGGACTCGCCCGTCGGTGAACTTCTCGCCCGCTCCCACCGCCTCGGTGCCGACCCGCGCAACACCAACTACGCGGGAGGCAACACCTCCGCCAAGGGCCTGGCGCCCGACCCCGTCACCGGCGAGGACACCGAGCTGCTGTGGGTCAAGGGCTCCGGCGGCGATCTGGGCACCCTCACCGCCGGCGGTCTGGCGGTGCTGCGCCTCGACCGGCTGCGCGCGCTGAGGGACGTACACCCCGGTGCCGAGCACGAGAACGAGGACGAGGACGAGGACGAGGGCAAGGACGAGGGCAAGGACCAGGGCAAGGACCGGGACGAGGACGAAACGGCCGCCGCCCTCGACTACTGCCTGCACGGCAAGGGCGGGGCGGCGCCCTCCATCGACACGGCCATGCACGGCCTGCTCGACGCCGTGCACGTCGACCATCTCCACCCCGACTCGGGCATCGCCCTGGCCTGCGCCGCCGACGGGGAGAGGCTGACCCGGGAGTGCTTCGGCGACAGCGTGGCGTGGGTGCCCTGGCGCCGCCCGGGGTTCCGGCTCGGCCTGGACGTCGCGGCCGTGAAGCGGGACAACCCGCGAGCGATCGGCTGTGTGCTGGGCGGCCACGGCATCACCGCATGGGGCGATACGAGCGAGGAGTGCGAACGCAACTCGCTGCACATCATCGGCACCGCCGCCGCCTTCCTCACCGAGCACGGCAGGCCGGACCCGTTCGGCCCGGTGCAGCGCGGCTACGAGCCGCTTCCCCGCACGGAACGGCGTGAACGGGCCGCGGCGCTGGCCCCGTTGATCCGCGGACTCGCCTCGGCCGACAGGCCGCAGATCGGCCACTTCGACGACTCCCCGCTCGTGCTGGACTTCCTCTCCCGCACGGAGCACCCGCGCCTCGCCGCGCTGGGCACCTCCTGCCCCGACCACTTCCTGCGTACGAAGATCCGTCCGCTCGTACTCGACCTGCCCCCGACGGCGCCGCTCCCCGAAGTCGAGGCACGTCTGCGCAAGTTGCACGAGGAGTACCGAACCGCCTACCGCGCCTACTACGAGCGGCACGCGGGCCCCGGCTCGCCCCCGATGCGCGGCGCGGACCCGGCGATCGTGCTGGTGCCGGGCGTGGGGATGTTCTCGTACGGCAGGGACAAGGCGACCGCCCGGGTGGCCGGGGAGTTCTACGTCAACGCGATCAACGTGATGCACGGCGCCGAAGCGGTCTCGGCGTACGCGCCCATCCCGGAGTCGGAGAAGTTCCGCATCGAGTACTGGGAGCTGGAGGAGGCCAAGCTGCGCCGCATGCCGCCGCCGAGGCCGC from Streptomyces marispadix includes:
- a CDS encoding IclR family transcriptional regulator, with the translated sequence MPTAGGGMRAVITTLRVLETVAELQPVGVTAIARATAIPKSSVHRCLLTLREAEWLTTSSTDGTRWVLTGRALSVGMRASVELGLREAALPTMRELRDETHETIHLVGYGTDHDLVVIDRMDSDEPVRTWVRLGARVPLHASCSGRAVLARLTDPEVERLLDGELERFSETTPANLEAVLEDLARVRERGYATNDCAWRPGVGAVGAALVDPRGRPVGALAVSVPVQRYDEQRALRLGPLAADAARRISTALPPA
- the rhaI gene encoding L-rhamnose isomerase, which encodes MSGPYPAAVTAALAAQRIETPSWAYGNSGTRFKVFAQPGVPRTPEEKLDDAARVHEHTGVAPDVALHIPWDRCDDYGALASYARERGLRLGTVNSNVFQDDDYKLGSVTHPDAAVRRKALDHLLECVDIMDATGSRDLKLWFADGTNYPGQDDIRARQERLAEALATVRDRLGEGQRMLLEYKLFEPSFYTTDVPDWGTAYAHCLKLGPKARVVVDTGHHAPGTNIEFIVALLLREGKLGGFDFNSRFYADDDLMAGAADPFQLFRIMYEVVRGGGLESGAGVSFMLDQCHNIEPKIPAVIRSVMNVQEATAKALLVDTAALEGAQRSGDVLGANAVLMDAYDTDVRPLLAGVREACGLDPDPVGAYRRSGWAERIVEERKGGQQAGWGA
- a CDS encoding YjbQ family protein produces the protein MTDALQTHVLHISTGSGETVRDITRECESFLAGAARGRDGLLNVFVPHATAGIAVLETGAGSDDDLLAALRDLLPADDRWRHGHGSPGHGRDHVLPAFVAPHATLPVIGGSLELGTWQSVCLVDTNGDNPHRRVRLSFLG
- the rhaD gene encoding bifunctional rhamnulose-1-phosphate aldolase/short-chain dehydrogenase codes for the protein MTAAQPGGQGQDHDPERQGQHPREGRRERRDSPVGELLARSHRLGADPRNTNYAGGNTSAKGLAPDPVTGEDTELLWVKGSGGDLGTLTAGGLAVLRLDRLRALRDVHPGAEHENEDEDEDEGKDEGKDQGKDRDEDETAAALDYCLHGKGGAAPSIDTAMHGLLDAVHVDHLHPDSGIALACAADGERLTRECFGDSVAWVPWRRPGFRLGLDVAAVKRDNPRAIGCVLGGHGITAWGDTSEECERNSLHIIGTAAAFLTEHGRPDPFGPVQRGYEPLPRTERRERAAALAPLIRGLASADRPQIGHFDDSPLVLDFLSRTEHPRLAALGTSCPDHFLRTKIRPLVLDLPPTAPLPEVEARLRKLHEEYRTAYRAYYERHAGPGSPPMRGADPAIVLVPGVGMFSYGRDKATARVAGEFYVNAINVMHGAEAVSAYAPIPESEKFRIEYWELEEAKLRRMPPPRPLATRVALVTGAASGIGRAIARRLCSEGACVAVADRDAAGAQEVAGELGGPDRAFAVAVDVTSEEQITAAFREAVLAFGGVDLVVNNAGVSLSKPLAETTAEDWDAQHGIMARGSFLVSREAARVMAAQGMGGDIVYIASKNGVFAGPNNIAYGAAKADQAHQVRLLAAELGELGIRVNGVNPDGVVRGSGIFAGDWGARRAAVHGVPQDRLGEFYAQRTLLKREVLPEHVAGAVFALTGGDLSRTTGVHIPVDAGVPAAFLR
- a CDS encoding LacI family DNA-binding transcriptional regulator, which gives rise to MVGIKDVARAAGVSVGTVSNVINRPQAVSSETRDKVRAAIRRLGYVRSESARQLRAGRSRIIALLVLDMANPFFVDVACGAERAARAAGLGVMLCNSAQSPSEEADYLALFAEQRVRGVLVTPADTSGGNLAAFQRHGIPHVSVDRVLPTAEGCSVSVNDVLGGELAARHLLQQGHDSIVYVSGPMQLNQCQDRHTGVVSALREAGLSEERALRLLEVERLDVAAGRDAGARLLGMSPRPTAVFCANDLLALGVLQTLYGAGVAVPGEVALVGYDDIEFAAAAAVPLTSVRQPAFRMGRAAADLLIEESGEDAEGHEHQRIVLQPELVVRRSSIPVRA